In one Babylonia areolata isolate BAREFJ2019XMU chromosome 12, ASM4173473v1, whole genome shotgun sequence genomic region, the following are encoded:
- the LOC143287946 gene encoding mitochondrial fission process protein 1-like, with protein sequence MLADATDKGWRECQKARSPSMAKPGSPVVAFTDTLIWQGLASIAIPGFTINRICFLTGWVLARSTSLPPPLRKWGTTAVGLGCIPFIVHPIDRSVNFLMDHTVRSWYKHHSKGTSPSHTD encoded by the exons ATGTTGGCCGATGCTACTGACAAAGGATGGCGAGAGTGTCAG AAAGCACGGTCCCCATCAATGGCCAAGCCAGGGTCCCCTGTGGTGGCcttcacagacacactgatctgGCAAGGCCTGGCTTCAATAGCCATCCCAGGATTCACCATCAACCGCATCTGTTTCCTGACGGGCTGGGTCCTGGCCCGAtccacttccctccctccacccctgcgCAAATGGGGGACGACTGCTGTGGGTCTGGGTTGTATCCCCTTCATCGTCCACCCCATAGACCGCAGCGTAAACTTCCTGATGGACCACACTGTGCGCTCCTGGTACAAACACCATTCCAAGGGGACCTCGCCCTCACACACAGATTAG